Proteins encoded by one window of Vitis riparia cultivar Riparia Gloire de Montpellier isolate 1030 chromosome 11, EGFV_Vit.rip_1.0, whole genome shotgun sequence:
- the LOC117925108 gene encoding E3 ubiquitin-protein ligase ATL42, producing MNRWSSIIWFLLSGFLFNVESQAAPGQENFSSQDAVTAFKPSLAVVIGILTVMFLLTFVLLVYAKLCHRVSNSDRENQQGLTRSESRFSGIDKTVIESLPFFRFCSLKGSKEGLECAVCLSKFEDIEILRLLPKCKHAFHIDCVDQWLEKHSSCPLCRHKVSAEDLAILTYSNSLRFLWNQSELREDSNLELFVQREEDHHGSSRFSIGSSFRKIEKGVKEEESVLIQEEEDNNDDEKILHKINHKIIVSDVVLKNRWSSVSSSDLMYLNSELVHAMSSDRFASLDSNNSAMGRPIEDWEVMKIKEEIERKRIFESRVSRINQSNPVSPSGLPSTSKTEANSGHASRSLHPTEKRSMSEITACSRYADFSTKNRIRESSLAQNNIKEERMRQLWLPIARRTVEWFANREGSQQSQNTKQAPDV from the coding sequence ATGAATCGGTGGAGTTCGATTATCTGGTTTCTCCTTTCTGGGTTCTTGTTCAATGTTGAATCACAGGCTGCCCCAGGACAGGAGAACTTCTCTTCACAAGATGCTGTTACTGCTTTTAAACCAAGCCTTGCTGTGGTGATTGGAATCCTGACTGTGATGTTTTTGTTAACATTTGTTCTTCTTGTGTATGCAAAACTCTGTCACAGGGTGTCGAACAGTGATCGGGAAAATCAGCAGGGGCTTACCAGATCAGAGTCTCGGTTTTCTGGAATCGACAAAACTGTAATCGAGTCACTTCCTTTCTTCAGATTCTGTTCGCTTAAAGGGTCAAAGGAAGGGCTTGAATGTGCAGTCTGCCTATCAAAATTTGAAGACATAGAAATTCTCAGGCTGTTGCCTAAGTGCAAACATGCCTTCCACATTGACTGTGTTGATCAGTGGCTTGAGAAGCATTCAAGCTGCCCTCTTTGTAGGCACAAGGTCAGCGCCGAGGACCTTGCAATCTTAACGTATTCGAATAGTTTGAGGTTCTTATGGAACCAGTCTGAGCTAAGAGAGGACTCAAATTTGGAGCTCTTTGTTCAAAGAGAGGAAGATCATCATGGGTCTTCCAGGTTCAGCATTGGAAGCAGCTTTAGGAAGATCGAAAAGGGTGTGAAGGAAGAAGAATCAGTACTaatccaagaagaagaagataataatgatgatgaaaaaatCTTGCACAAGATCAATCACAAGATTATTGTATCCGATGTTGTCCTCAAGAACAGATGGAGCAGTGTGAGTTCTTCAGACTTGATGTATCTGAATTCAGAACTGGTTCATGCCATGTCAAGCGATAGATTTGCTTCTTTGGATTCAAACAACTCCGCAATGGGAAGACCAATTGAGGACTGGGAAGTCATGAAGATCAAGGAGGAAATAGAGAGGAAGAGAATTTTCGAAAGCAGGGTCAGTAGAATCAACCAGAGCAACCCAGTTTCACCTTCAGGCCTTCCTTCTACTTCAAAAACTGAAGCAAACTCAGGTCATGCTTCACGCTCCTTGCATCCCACCGAAAAGAGATCAATGTCAGAGATCACAGCTTGTTCAAGATACGCAGATTTCAGTACAAAGAATAGAATTAGGGAGTCTTCTTTAGCTCAAAATAACATAAAGGAGGAGAGAATGAGGCAGCTTTGGTTGCCAATTGCAAGAAGAACAGTTGAATGGTTTGCCAATAGAGAAGGGTCTCAACAGTCTCAAAACACAAAACAGGCACCAGATGTATGA
- the LOC117925107 gene encoding ninja-family protein mc410, with translation MEDENGLELSLGLSCGGSSVKSKGKNGVPSDTRAEEVDRGNTLTDDFKNFLHSGTQKQDPSTGSQRSDPVKPQENFFSNFPKAAVEADASMNLNGRGLWAANNNRSPEVEEEKRPELGNKRKMLFDEVNHQKKHDREVHHADLHEKTKTSHISITTEDGSTAENEDVAESEVDVSTSRLASHPDDGSKRFVGAGGSSEVAKEVHGVTDSSAVDLQGQKRFNFSSENEFKRNLAYCVPFPVQSVNINVPYSLHAKESNPVGAPGTSGYSLPGMMQVMPPANNERAGIQPVNTGNLPLFGYSPVQLPMLDKNNSWGVASHSQQFHPPYAGKGPPNSDKHNDGLKISQAAVQAIPHNSPEASHYDGRALELTKGDGKQHPTEEGSSCQTEDDVKGNNVIFRSKDGTDQAITEVFSYESSAIRPGIAADMKFGGSGSHPNLPWVSTTGSNGKTISGVTYRYSRDQIRIVCACHGSHMSPEEFVQHASEEHANPETGTGLAPFSSSNPATSAQS, from the exons ATGGAAGATGAGAATGGACTTGAGCTTAGCCTGGGTCTATCTTGTGGTGGATCCTCTGTCAAATCAAAAGGTAAAAATGGTGTCCCATCAGATACCAGGGCAGAGGAAGTTGATAGGGGAAACACATTAACGGATGATTTCAAAAATTTCCTTCATTCTGGCACCCAGAAACAGGACCCAAGCACTGGTTCCCAGAGAAGTGATCCAGTGAAACCTCAGGAGAACTTCTTTAGCAACTTTCCAAAGGCTGCTGTTGAAGCAGATGCTTCCATGAACTTGAATGGGAGAGGACTTTGGGCTGCAAACAATAATAGGTCTCCTGAAGTTGAGGAAGAAAAAAGGCCAGAGTTAGGTAATAAACGTAAAATGTTGTTTGATGAGGTAAACCATCAAAAGAAGCATGACAGAGAGGTGCACCATGCTGATTTACACGAGAAGACAAAAACATCACACATTTCCATAACAACTGAAGATGGTTCAACTGCTGAAAATGAAGATGTTGCGGAGTCTGAAGTTGATGTTTCAACCTCAAGGCTGGCTTCACACCCTGATGATGGCTCCAAACGATTCGTTGGAGCTGGTGGCTCTTCTGAGGTCGCAAAGGAGGTTCATGGGGTTACTGATTCTAGTGCTGTAGACTTGCAAGGGCAAAAGAGGTTTAACTTTTCATCAGAAAATGAGTTCAAGCGGAACCTGGCCTATTGTGTTCCTTTCCCAGTCCAATCAGTAAATATCAATGTGCCTTATTCGTTACATGCAAAGGAGTCCAACCCTGTAGGTGCACCCGGCACATCAGGCTATTCATTACCAGGTATGATGCAGGTAATGCCTCCTGCAAATAATGAGCGAGCAGGGATCCAGCCTGTGAACACTGGAAACCTTCCACTGTTTGGCTATTCACCTGTCCAGCTTCCAATGTTGGATAAGAACAACTCGTGGGGGGTGGCTTCTCATTCTCAACAGTTCCACCCTCCCTACGCTGGCAAGGGTCCACCAAACTCTGATAAACATAATGATGGATTGAAGATATCTCAAG CTGCAGTGCAAGCAATTCCACATAATTCACCTGAAGCTTCACATTATGATGGGAGGGCATTAGAACTGACCAAAGGTGATGGGAAACAGCATCCCACAGAAGAGGGCTCCTCTTGTCAAACAGAAGATGATGTGAAGGGAAACAATGTGATCTTTAGGTCAAAGGATGGCACTGATCAAGCAATAACAGAAGTTTTCTCCTATGAAAGTTCAGCTATAAGACCTGGCATTGCTGCAGATATGAAATTCGGGGGATCTGGTTCCCACCCGAATCTACCATGGGTTTCCACAACAGGTTCAAATGGTAAGACAATTTCTGGTGTTACCTATAGATATAGCAGAGACCAAATCAGGATTGTCTGTGCTTGTCATGGGTCTCACATGTCCCCCGAAGAGTTTGTTCAGCATGCTAGTGAAGAGCATGCCAATCCAGAGACTGGCACTGGTTTAGCACCATTTTCCAGTAGCAACCCTGCCACTTCAGCTCAAAGTTGA
- the LOC117924642 gene encoding sugar transport protein 14, which yields MAGGAFEDTEAAKRAHLYEYKITGYFIFSCIVAASGGALFGYDLGVSGGVTSMDDFLKRFFPKVYRRKQEHLKETDYCKYESQILTLFTSSLYFAGLVSTFAASHVTRKKGRKASILVGSISFFLGAVLNATAVNIAMLIIGRILLGVGIGFGNQAVPLYLSEMSPAKIRGAVNQLFQLSTCLGILVANFINYETDKLHPWGWRLSLGLATVPATVMFLGGLALPETPNSLVEQGKFEEARKVLEKVRGTSKIDAEFADLVDASKAAQAIKHPFRNLLKRRNRPQLIIGALGIPAFQQLTGMNSILFYAPVIFQSLGFGSNASLYSSLITSGALVLASLISMAFVDRWGRRKFFLEAGCEMICYMVAVAITLALEFGQGKTLPKGTSYFLVIIISLFVLAYGRSWGPLGWLVPSELFPLETRSAGQSMVVCVNLFFTALIAQCFLVSLCHLRYGIFLVFAGLIVIMSCFIYFLLPETKQVPIEEVCYLWSKHPIWKKIVGDEPRTEGKSAEN from the exons ATGGCAGGCGGTGCATTTGAGGATACAGAGGCTGCAAAAAGGGCCCATCTCTATGAGTATAAGATTACAGGCTATTTCATCTTTTCTTGCATTGTTGCAGCTTCTGGGGGAGCTCTTTTTGGATATGATCTTGGTGTTTctg GTGGGGTGACTTCCATGGATGATTTCTTGAAGCGCTTCTTTCCAAAAGTGTACAGGAGGAAGCAAGAACATCTCAAAGAGACAGATTACTGTAAATATGAGAGCCAGATCCTTACACTCTTCACATCTTCTTTATACTTTGCTGGCCTTGTTTCCACCTTTGCTGCTTCCCATGTGACCAGAAAAAAAGGCAGGAAAGCCTCAATACTTGTTGGGTCCATTAGCTTCTTTTTAGGAGCAGTCCTCAATGCTACTGCAGTGAACATTGCTATGCTGATCATTGGAAGAATTCTCCTTGGGGTAGGCATTGGATTTGGTAACCAG GCGGTTCCTCTGTATCTTTCAGAAATGTCACCTGCTAAAATCCGAGGAGCAGTGAACCAGCTTTTCCAACTATCAACCTGCTTAGGGATCTTAGTAgccaattttataaattatgaaaCTGATAAATTGCATCCATGGGGTTGGAGATTATCTCTTGGTTTAGCCACAGTCCCTGCAACTGTAATGTTTCTTGGGGGTCTTGCTCTTCCTGAGACCCCAAACAGTCTTGTAGAGCAAGGCAAATTTGAAGAAGCAAGAAAGGTATTGGAGAAAGTCAGAGGAACATCGAAAATTGATGCCGAGTTTGCTGATCTTGTTGATGCGAGCAAAGCAGCACAAGCCATAAAGCATCCGTTCAGGAACCTCCTGAAGCGAAGAAATCGTCCCCAGTTGATAATAGGGGCTTTGGGAATCCCAGCTTTTCAGCAGCTCACTGGCATGAACTCCATTCTCTTCTATGCTCCTGTGATATTTCAGAGCTTGGGTTTCGGTTCTAATGCATCTCTGTATTCATCTCTAATAACCAGTGGAGCACTGGTTCTTGCTTCATTAATATCAATGGCATTTGTAGATAGGTGGGGTAGAAGAAAGTTCTTTTTGGAGGCAGGTTGTGAAATGATATGCTATATG GTGGCTGTGGCCATTACTCTGGCCCTGGAGTTTGGACAAGGAAAAACGCTTCCCAAAGGAACTAGCTACTTCTTAGTGATCATAATCTCTCTCTTTGTGTTGGCTTATGGAAGGTCTTGGGGCCCTCTGGGGTGGCTGGTCCCTAGCGAGCTCTTCCCCTTGGAGACCAGGTCAGCTGGGCAGAGTATGGTGGTCTGTGTCAATCTCTTCTTCACAGCTCTCATTGCTCAGTGTTTCCTGGTGTCTCTATGTCACCTCCGATATGGGATTTTCTTGGTCTTTGCTGGCTTAATTGTCATAATGAGCTGCTTCATTTACTTCCTCCTGCCAGAAACAAAGCAGGTTCCAATAGAAGAGGTATGTTACCTCTGGTCCAAGCACCCAATCTGGAAGAAAATAGTAGGGGATGAGCCACGGACCGAAGGCAAGTCAGCTGAGAATTAA
- the LOC117924638 gene encoding CRS2-associated factor 1, chloroplastic: MALKTLIPFPILAPSNPSHRPASEVRFSRWNNANAERFTLRERAQKEIEDNIRRERRFDSATRIADIDDAGTSKEAAAAGTFKSTGTPSSPSKPSIPGKSSKYSKNPKTSHPAFRQISRRTKLPGPNNSPEAKRGISIGEDGVSYMVPGVPFELRYSYTETPKVKPIALREPPFLPFGPDTMPRPWTGRAPLPPSKKKLKEFDSFQLPPPGKKRVKPVQAPGPFLPGSGPRYVRSREEILGEPLTEEEIKELVQGCVKSKRQLNMGRDGLTHNMLDNIHAHWKRRRVCKIKCKGVCTVDMDNVRQQLEEKTGGKVIYGKGGVLFLFRGRNYNYRNRPRFPLMLWKPVTPVYPRLVQRAPEGLTLEEAGAMRKKGRKLIPICKLAKNGVYTDLVNNVREAFEECELVRINCQGLNASDYRKIGAKLKDLVPCVLISFEHEHILMWRGSDWKFLHPKPEDGCKEAKESDNNSEASIPPPFEGQELSASCSSKISVKDASLDMLDTIASPVINEDVAMDKIEDLSSKGNDILSFEGNDKPFAATQLVKTAYHWDTVSDDTGGTNESEIILTKLDNAHHADDESAVMPVELDTMLENGSIKNELMDAVTHDMDKLQDIPKASEDCGKMTGSSAPCTGGLLLLLKQAVDSGRAVVLDGDSCDADIVYGKTVAFSQDAPPGPVFRRPRKAAVQKCEKEEPRDLVVGKIVTAPEKGRSQSKSSRNQMAKDFKEGYLHVDYPGVETRGTLGVDELAKLLA, encoded by the exons ATGGCGCTCAAAACCCTAATTCCATTTCCAATTTTGGCTCCATCGAACCCATCTCACCGGCCAGCTTCCGAGGTTCGGTTTTCCCGGTGGAACAATGCCAACGCCGAGAGGTTCACCCTCCGCGAACGCGCTCAGAAAGAAATTGAAGACAATATTCGCCGGGAACGGCGTTTTGATTCCGCCACTAGAATCGCCGATATTGATGATGCCGGCACTTCCAAAGAAGCCGCCGCCGCCGGAACCTTCAAGTCCACGGGAACTCCGTCTTCTCCCTCAAAACCTTCGATTCCCGGAAAATCCTCCAAGTACTCCAAAAATCCTAAAACATCGCACCCCGCCTTTCGTCAAATTTCAAGAAGAACGAAGCTTCCAGGTCCTAATAACTCCCCCGAAGCGAAACGCGGCATTTCTATAGGGGAGGATGGAGTTTCGTACATGGTTCCTGGTGTTCCATTTGAACTGAGATACAGTTACACTGAAACCCCAAAGGTAAAGCCGATAGCTTTGCGCGAGCCGCCTTTTTTGCCATTCGGTCCTGACACAATGCCGCGGCCCTGGACCGGCCGAGCGCCGCTTCCGCCGAGcaagaagaaattgaaagaatttGATTCTTTTCAGCTGCCACCGCCCGGTAAAAAAAGGGTTAAGCCAGTGCAGGCGCCAGGGCCCTTCTTGCCTGGATCCGGTCCAAGATATGTGAGGTCAAGGGAGGAGATATTGGGGGAACCATTGACAGAGGAGGAGATCAAAGAGTTGGTCCAGGGGTGTGTGAAATCAAAGAGGCAATTGAATATGG gtaGAGATGGCTTGACACATAATATGTTGGACAACATCCATGCTCACTGGAAACGGCGGAGGGTATGCAAGATAAAATGCAAAGGTGTGTGTACAGTTGACATGGATAATGTGCGCCAACAGCTGGAG GAGAAAACAGGAGGGAAGGTCATTTATGGTAAAGGTGGGGTACTATTCCTTTTCCGTGGCAGAAATTACAACTATAGAAATCGCCCGCGATTTCCTCTAATGTTGTGGAAACCTGTTACTCCTGTATATCCAAGGTTGGTTCAAAGGGCTCCAGAGGGTCTAACACTTGAAGAAGCTGGTGCAATGCGCAAGAAAGGACGGAAACTTATCCCTATATGCAAGCTTG CAAAAAATGGTGTATACACAGACTTGGTAAATAATGTGAGAGAGGCATTTGAAGAATGTGAGTTGGTCCGAATAAATTGTCAAGGATTGAATGCAAGTGACTACAGAAAAATAGGTGCCAAACTCAAG GACCTTGTCCCATGTGTGCTAATCTCATTTGAGCATGAGCATATACTTATGTGGAGAGGAAGCGATTGGAAGTTCTTGCATCCAAAACCAGAAGATGGCTGCAAGGAAGCTAAGGAGTCTGACAATAATAGTGAAGCTTCCATTCCACCACCTTTTGAAGGTCAAGAATTATCAGCATCATGTTCTTCAAAGATCTCAGTTAAGGATGCAAGTCTCGACATGCTTGATACAATCGCATCCCCTGTGATTAATGAAGATGTTGCTATGGACAAAATAGAGGATTTGTCCTCAAAAGGAAATGATATCCTCTCCTTTGAAGGAAATGATAAGCCATTTGCAGCTACTCAACTGGTGAAAACTGCATACCATTGGGACACCGTTTCAGATGACACTGGTGGTACCAATGAATCAGAGATTATATTGACCAAATTGGATAATGCACATCATGCTGATGATGAATCAGCAGTGATGCCAGTGGAACTTGACACTATGCTGGAAAATGGAAGCATTAAAAACGAGTTGATGGATGCTGTAACTCATGACATGGACAAACTGCAAGATATTCCCAAAGCCTCAGAGGATTGTGGTAAGATGACAGGATCGAGTGCGCCTTGTACTGGGGGGCTTCTTTTACTCTTGAAGCAAGCTGTTGATAGTGGGAGAGCGGTTGTTTTAGATGGTGATAGTTGTGATGCTGACATTGTTTATGGAAAGACAGTTGCCTTTTCTCAGGATGCTCCACCAGGGCCTGTTTTTAGGAGGCCTAGGAAAGCAGCAGTTCAGAAGTGTGAGAAAGAAGAACCCAGAGACCTAGTGGTGGGCAAAATTGTAACAGCTCCAGAGAAGGGTAGAAGCCAGAGCAAGAGTTCTAGAAATCAAATGGCCAAAGATTTCAAAGAAGGTTATCTACATGTAGATTATCCAGGTGTAGAAACACGGGGAACCCTTGGAGTGGATGAACTTGCAAAACTATTGGCTTAA